TTTTTGTTTCCCCGCATTGAGGAGAAAATGGGGACAGTCCCCATTTTCGTTGTGGGTTGTAGGTTGTTGGTTGTAGGTGACAATCGAGAACCGAGAGAGCCGCTGCGCGGCAATAAAAACCGTTGTCGGTTGTTGGTTGTTGGTTGTGCGAAAAAACCGAGAGAGTGAGATTCTAGAAGAACCGGACGTTTGCGAGGCTGTCAGTTGATGGAGTGACGTTCGAAGACTGAGGTGAGAAACTGTTGTAGGTGGTGGGTTGCTGGTTGTATGTGAATAATACCTTCTTGACAAAACGCCCACAGTTTTTGTATACTGGCAAGTAAGTTACTGCATAGTATACAATTGCCAAGTGGGGTGGGCATATGAAATTTTTTGACAGAATTCAGGAATCTGAATTTCTGAAGAGCTTTGAGAAGAGAAACAAAAAGCAAATGATCATAATGTACGGACGCCGCAGAATCGGTAAAACAACGCTGCTTCGAAGAGTTTTTCCAGATGCTACATACTTCTTCGTTGACACCCGCTCTTCGGAAACGCTTCTTGCAGATTTTTCAAAGCAAATCTTCGCTGGTCGCTTTGAAAACTGGGAGAACTTCTTCAGATTCCTTTTGAAAAACAACAGTGTAATCATAATGGATGAATTTCAAAACTTCCTAAAAGTTGACCCTTCAGTATTCTCAATCCTCCAAAAAGTATGGGACGAGACTGAATCAAAGGTCCTATTTATATTGTGTGGTTCTTACGCAGGAATGATGAAAAAGATTTTTCTTGATGCAAAAGAACCACTCTTTGGGAGAAGCGATTATCAGATTCAATTGAAACCCTTCAGCTTCCTTGACACCTACAAAATGCTGAAAGAGTTCGGCTATACCTTCGAAGAAGCAGTTATCTGGTATTCGATCCTTGGAGGAGTTCCAAAATACCTGTGGTACCTTGAAGAAAGCAACAGAATCGACAAAAAAATCTATTCTCTGTTCTTCTCAGATTTCGGACCGCTAAGAGAAGAAGGGAAAACGCTGCTTATTGGGGAATTTGGCAAAGAACACCCGGGGTATTTCGCGGTGCTTCAAGCCATTGGCACTAACGATAGAGAATTGGGAGAAATTATTGACCGCACGGGGATGGTAAGAACAAAAGCCATGAAATACTTGAACGAGCTTACAAATCATTACAGCATTACCGAAAAGGTCGATAACTTCCTATCTGGTGCTAGACGAGGAGCAAGATACCGGATCAAAGACAATTTCCTGGGATTTTGGTTTAGATTCGTATACTCAAACCAAAATATGGTAGAGTTCAATCCAGAAGCTGCCCTGGCTTTTGTTCTCAGCAATCTTCAAACAAGAGTTGGCCTTGTCTTTGAAGAAGTAGTCAAATCTTTGCTGCCTTTATTCCATAAGGAAGGAATCATTCCTGCGGTCCCATTAAAAGTCGGCAAACACTGGGGAAAAATACCCGGCACAAAGAACGAAAGTTATGAAATCGATCTAATTGCCGATTGTGGAAAAGAACTATTGATATTTGAATGCAAATGGCAAAATAAACCTGTTACGAGAAAAGCCGTTACCGATTTCCTTAAAAAAAGCGAATATATAAAAGACAACCGCAAAAAAATACCAGTAATCATTAGCAAAGCGGGGTTTAAAAACAACATTGGCAATGAAGTGATAAAAATCGATTTGGACCAAATAAAAAAAATAGCAGACAAACATCTTGAATGACGCCAGGAGCACCATCGGTGCCTACGCTGGGAACGGCCAATGCCGTTGACTGTCCACCGTTTACCGTTGTCCATCTAGATTCTTGGGAAGAGCGGGTCTAAGGTTTAGGGTCTGGGGTCTAGGGTGTAGAGATATTCGAAAGAACCGCTTTCCGTTGTTCGTTTTTCGTTGACCGATAAAAACCTTTTGGGAAGCGAGAGAACCGAAAGACTGAGAACACGTGATATGCTGACTTCGTGAAGAGCCGTTTGCCGTTATCCGTTTTCCGTTAACAGATAAGAGCTTCAGCTTCTGCAAGCATCGCTCCATTAGCTGACAGTCCCCACAAGCGTCCGGTTCTTCTAGAATCTCACTCTCTCGGTTTTTTCGCACAACCAACAACCAACAACCGACAACGGTTTTTATTGCCGCGCAGCGGCTCTCTCGGTTCTCGATTGTCACCTACAACCAACAACCTACCACCCACAACAGTTTTTCTCGGATCTCGGTCCCCGGTTCTCGATTCAGAAACTCAAATCTCTCAAAACCTTAAATTCTTTTGGTTTGAGACGTTCTTTAATCTCAAGTTCAATCGGTGCTTTTATTGAATTTACCGTTTCTTCTTCCCACGAAACGTTGTAAAGCATTACCATTATCTGTCCGCCCTTTTTGAATGGTCTCAATCTTACAAGTGGGTTATCTGTATAATATAGCTCAAGCTCAGCTTGCGAAGCGATATACCTGTATAGCAGATGAGAAGAGTCCGTTAGATTTATCATAGGAGTTTTGGCAAGTATGTGCTCCAGAGGGAAGTTCAGGGAAACGATCATTCCTTTACCTATTTTATACTCAATGAGTTTTAGTTCTTCTGAAAGGTTTATAATTTCAGCGTTATCGCTCACTTTTCTGATTGGAATAAAGGCCTTTTCCCATAACGTAGGACTGTAATGTGTTATCAGCTCCCAGGTGTTGTTGAAAAAGTTAATAGAAACTTTTTCAGGCAGTGTATTTGGGAGCCCGTATTTGAGAGTGTGACGACATCCTGTGAGTTCTTCGAAATTATGAAGCCATATCCCGGGATGAGAGAAATCACTGCCTGAGTAATAACTCAGATAAACATTGCCACCGTCTTTCGCAAAACGCACCAACATTTCTGAAGTCTCCGCGAGCAATCTTCGAGCACATGGGATTATCAACAGTTTGTATTTCTTTAGATTTGAAAGGTCATCTTCAAAGATGAAGTCTACACCGAATCCAGCCTTTGCAGCTAAAACCGTGGATTGTAGCATCTGAGACACCATTTCATAATGGTCGGTTTTAGCAAAGGGATATTCTTTGTTGTAATGCGAAGGTATCAAAATAGCGGCCTGGTTGTCGAGAGGGTCGAGATCTCCTATTTCCTCCAGAAAATCACTGAATTTTGGAAATTCTAGAGCCACAGGCTTGGGTTTTCCATCTGCATCGAAGATACCAAAGAGAAGTTCAAATGGATGGTGTGAATATGGTCTCAAATACGAGTAGTCGAAGTCGTTTAAGCACCACCCAAGATTTCCTTTTCCACCTGTAAGTAGGGTGTTAAAGAACACTTCTCTATAATAAAGTGCAATGTTTTCATCAGCAGCGTGGCTTGAAGAAGCGCCAAATTCTTCCATTATCACGGGCAGTCCATACCATTTTAGAAAGTTTATGATAAATTCCGTAAGTACACTGTGTCTGTATGGATCGGTTTCGGGAACGTACATATGTGGCCCGAAAAAGTCCACGAGCTTTGAAAGTTCAAGAAGATCAAACCCATTATTTCCTCCGAAAACGTTCCAACACCCATCACCAGTTCCCACGGGCCTGTGTGGATCAATGGTTTTAATTGCTTTTATGAGCTTTTTTGCCCAGCTTATTACGGAGTCGGGAGTAGATTTTCCACCATACAAAGGCATTTCATTCGTGAGTAAATATCCCCATATAGCTGGAGAATCCTTTATTCTTTTTACTATTTCTGAAATGAGGAACCTCTGTTGTTCCAGCATGAAAGGATCGGTGTACAGATCCCTTCCTTCTCTGAAACTAAAATCCCAGTTTTCGCCGGACATATGGCCGACTATGAATGTTGGAATGGTTTTTAGGTCATGTTTTTCACAAAGGCTTAAAAAGGCCTCTAATCTCTCCATATGTCTGTTACTCAGAGAATTAGGTTTCGGCATAAAGCTGGGGCTGAGAATAAAAAAGCGACAGACATTCATTTTTAGCTCTTTCATTTGTATTATTTCTTCTTCGACAATTTTTGGATTCCAGTATTCGTCTTCCCACATGAATATGGAACCACTTCTCGACCAGTAATTTACTCCTAATACGTAATCCATTTCAGTACCTCCATTTATTTCGGAGATTATATCAAGCTTATGACGGAGCTTCTTTCAACAATTTTTGTTGGCAGAACAATGTTTCTGTAAACACTTCTCTTTTGCGAGTTCAATCTCTCGATAAGTAGCTGAGCTGCCAGAGCTCCCATCTCTTCTCTGGGTTGGGATACCGTGGTTAGTGGTGGAACGGTAAAAGAAGCAAAGGGTGAGTCGTCAAAACCTATAACGGATATATCCTCTGGAACTTTGAGTCCCAGCTCATTCAAGGCATGTATCGCTCCTAAAGCCACGTAATCGTTGACACAGAAAATCGCGGTGATATCCGTTGATGGAGTGATATGATCTAGAACAGCTTTGTAACCGTGTTCCGGTTCGAACCCGGCTATTTTACTCATTATAACTTCGACTCCTTTGTGCTTCTGTAAATATCTCCTGATACCTCTCTCTCTGTCCCGTGTAGCGTAAACGTTAAGAGCGCCACGGATATGCAGAATTTTCTTATGTCCTTTTTTCTTGTGCAAATACCTGATCACTCCATAAGCACCCATTACGTTGTCTATGTTGACAGAGTCTATATTCACTTCTTCAACTGGATGATCAACCGCAACAACCGGGGTCCCGCTGTCGATAAACCTCTGGATGAAATGCTCATCGCACTTCAATGTGCAGATTAAAACACCGTCAACTTTTCTGTTGAAGTATTCGTCGAGAATTTCTTTTTCTCGAATGGGCTTGTCTCTGGCTAAAGCTACCATTATGTCGAAGCCGTTACTGAATGCGGTTTCGTAGATGCTTGATAGAATATCTGGATAATGGTATGCTCCCAAATTTGGAACAATCACGCCTATTGTTCTCAAAAGCTGACCATTTTTACCATAACGAGGCGTTGGGTGGTACCCCAATTTCTGCATGGCTTTAAGAACCCTTTTTCTCTTTTCTTCCGAGACCCGGGTTGTGCCATTTATTACCCTTGAAACTGTGGCTATCGAGACCCCAGCTTCTTTGGCCACATCTTTTATCGTTACCACGGTGCCATCCCCCTATTCCACCAAGGCATGAGGGTATTTAATGAATTCCTTATACTTCTCGGTGGTTCTCTCTTTTATTATCTCACTGTAAAGCAGGAAGCTCGGTCTGGGTGTGAAACTCTTTTCAGCGTAGTTCACATGAACTAAACCAAATCTCATGGTGAATCCCTTTGCCCACTCATAATTGTCAATTAACGACCAGTGAAAATAACCTCTGACATCGTAACCTTCCTCCAGCAATTTTTCGATGCTCCACAGATGAGAAATCAAATAATAAGGTCTGAGGGAATCTTTTCCATCCGCTATTCCATTTTCCGTTATATAAACGGGTTTTCCGTATCTTTCACATACTGCTTTCGTTATCTCATAAAGACCTTTTGGATAGACTTCCCAGCCAGTGTCGCTAACGGGAAGTCCGCTCCTGGATGTTCCATTTGGCATACACGCGAAGCCGTACCCCGGAAGCGTTTTCCATGTGATTTTAAAGCCTTCACCTTCCAGGATCTCGTTGCGCTTTACGACTCGAATTCTTGAATAATAATTTATTCCAACGAAATCCATATTTTCTCTTATCGAATCCATAAAATACCAGCTAAGTAGATTCATGGCATCTTCGCGACTTTCGTCTCCATCCACCCAGTTGGAGGCGTATATGATTCCCACCGGTTTGCTGGTGAATTTTTTCATTTCCTTATAAGCAAGATTATGAGCTTTTATCTCATTTTCCAAAGCTTTCCTCCATAATTCAGGTCTTATGATGGAAGGAGGAAATCCTGATTCTCTCTGGAAATATCCGAGGTTGGCGACGACATTTGGCTCGTTCATAGTTGACCAGTAATCTACTAACGAATCGAATTCCCTGACGATGAAGGCGGCGAACTTAGCGAATTCGACCGGACTTCTGTCGTCGAGCCAGCCGCTCTGGGAAAAGTCGCCGTATCGATTGACTTTTATTGGATCGTGCAGCCAGAGAGGAAGGGTGAAGTGATTGAGATTGAGCATTAGCTTCATCCCTTTGCTTTTAATGTCTTCAAGAATCCCTCGATAATGTGAAATAGCCTGTTTGTCAGCGAGTTTTTCCATATCCTCAAGGGTTTTAGCTTCAAAGGTTTCCCTTGGAAAAATCCTTGACCATTCGATCCCTATCCTCAAAGCATTGAAATTGCCTTTAACTGCCAGATCATGAACTTCCGGGTAATGTTCCCAGTAGTTGGGTCCATCTTCAGGAAGGTGGCCACTCACTATTCCACTTTCCTGAATGTATTTATCGTGTACCCATTTGAACCAATCGGTATTGGGATCGATAATTTTACCTCCCATCTCAAATTGGAAACCCGATATTGAGGCTCCGAAGAGAAACTCTTTGTCAAACATTATTCCACCTCCAGCAGGCAACATAATGATTTGGTTCTGCTTCTATTAATTCTTGCTTTTTGCATTCATCTGTGGCATGGAGACATCGATCGTAATATTTGCATCTGTTGTTTTCAAAAAAACCTGTGATACTTCGTTCGGGTATCTCAAAGCTTTCCCATTTTTTATCGAGTCTGGGAACAGACTCTAAAAGCATGCGGGTGTAGGGGTGAAGAGGATTACTGAACACGAGCTCCGTTTTCCCCATCTCCAATATGGAACCTCTATAAAGTATTATACTTTTGTCACTTACGTAGTAACCCAGGGAAAGATCGTGGGTTATGAATAAAATGGAAAGACCTCTC
This genomic interval from Kosmotoga pacifica contains the following:
- a CDS encoding ATP-binding protein; the encoded protein is MKFFDRIQESEFLKSFEKRNKKQMIIMYGRRRIGKTTLLRRVFPDATYFFVDTRSSETLLADFSKQIFAGRFENWENFFRFLLKNNSVIIMDEFQNFLKVDPSVFSILQKVWDETESKVLFILCGSYAGMMKKIFLDAKEPLFGRSDYQIQLKPFSFLDTYKMLKEFGYTFEEAVIWYSILGGVPKYLWYLEESNRIDKKIYSLFFSDFGPLREEGKTLLIGEFGKEHPGYFAVLQAIGTNDRELGEIIDRTGMVRTKAMKYLNELTNHYSITEKVDNFLSGARRGARYRIKDNFLGFWFRFVYSNQNMVEFNPEAALAFVLSNLQTRVGLVFEEVVKSLLPLFHKEGIIPAVPLKVGKHWGKIPGTKNESYEIDLIADCGKELLIFECKWQNKPVTRKAVTDFLKKSEYIKDNRKKIPVIISKAGFKNNIGNEVIKIDLDQIKKIADKHLE
- a CDS encoding cellulase family glycosylhydrolase, yielding MDYVLGVNYWSRSGSIFMWEDEYWNPKIVEEEIIQMKELKMNVCRFFILSPSFMPKPNSLSNRHMERLEAFLSLCEKHDLKTIPTFIVGHMSGENWDFSFREGRDLYTDPFMLEQQRFLISEIVKRIKDSPAIWGYLLTNEMPLYGGKSTPDSVISWAKKLIKAIKTIDPHRPVGTGDGCWNVFGGNNGFDLLELSKLVDFFGPHMYVPETDPYRHSVLTEFIINFLKWYGLPVIMEEFGASSSHAADENIALYYREVFFNTLLTGGKGNLGWCLNDFDYSYLRPYSHHPFELLFGIFDADGKPKPVALEFPKFSDFLEEIGDLDPLDNQAAILIPSHYNKEYPFAKTDHYEMVSQMLQSTVLAAKAGFGVDFIFEDDLSNLKKYKLLIIPCARRLLAETSEMLVRFAKDGGNVYLSYYSGSDFSHPGIWLHNFEELTGCRHTLKYGLPNTLPEKVSINFFNNTWELITHYSPTLWEKAFIPIRKVSDNAEIINLSEELKLIEYKIGKGMIVSLNFPLEHILAKTPMINLTDSSHLLYRYIASQAELELYYTDNPLVRLRPFKKGGQIMVMLYNVSWEEETVNSIKAPIELEIKERLKPKEFKVLRDLSF
- a CDS encoding LacI family DNA-binding transcriptional regulator is translated as MVTIKDVAKEAGVSIATVSRVINGTTRVSEEKRKRVLKAMQKLGYHPTPRYGKNGQLLRTIGVIVPNLGAYHYPDILSSIYETAFSNGFDIMVALARDKPIREKEILDEYFNRKVDGVLICTLKCDEHFIQRFIDSGTPVVAVDHPVEEVNIDSVNIDNVMGAYGVIRYLHKKKGHKKILHIRGALNVYATRDRERGIRRYLQKHKGVEVIMSKIAGFEPEHGYKAVLDHITPSTDITAIFCVNDYVALGAIHALNELGLKVPEDISVIGFDDSPFASFTVPPLTTVSQPREEMGALAAQLLIERLNSQKRSVYRNIVLPTKIVERSSVISLI
- the bgaS gene encoding beta-galactosidase BgaS, coding for MFDKEFLFGASISGFQFEMGGKIIDPNTDWFKWVHDKYIQESGIVSGHLPEDGPNYWEHYPEVHDLAVKGNFNALRIGIEWSRIFPRETFEAKTLEDMEKLADKQAISHYRGILEDIKSKGMKLMLNLNHFTLPLWLHDPIKVNRYGDFSQSGWLDDRSPVEFAKFAAFIVREFDSLVDYWSTMNEPNVVANLGYFQRESGFPPSIIRPELWRKALENEIKAHNLAYKEMKKFTSKPVGIIYASNWVDGDESREDAMNLLSWYFMDSIRENMDFVGINYYSRIRVVKRNEILEGEGFKITWKTLPGYGFACMPNGTSRSGLPVSDTGWEVYPKGLYEITKAVCERYGKPVYITENGIADGKDSLRPYYLISHLWSIEKLLEEGYDVRGYFHWSLIDNYEWAKGFTMRFGLVHVNYAEKSFTPRPSFLLYSEIIKERTTEKYKEFIKYPHALVE